The DNA region ACCTGGCTGTGCAGAAAGGGTATAAATGCCGGATACGTCGTAGAGATATTTACCGTAATGGTGGATCTTATTGGCCCGGATGGTGTTGTTGCGCATGGCATTGGCAGTGGGTGTCCAGCCCCAACCCATGCTGATGCCTGAATAGGCTACGTTGCTGATCTCGTTATTTGCAATATTGATTCCCCTTACAAAACCTGCGCCTATACCAACACATCCCCAATCCTCGTTGGTCACATCGGTAACCAGGTTATTTGTAATGCTTTCATTGGTACAGATTTCCCTTTCATCTTTTGGGTTGTAAGGCAGGTGCACCTCAGTTGCTTCATCAGAAAAGGTGCCCACCAGGATGCCGCTACCTCCGATATCCCTGAACAGGTTACCGTTCACCTTATTGTTGTATGTACCGCGTTTATAATCCAGCCCTGTAGAGGCATGATGTTCAAAACTACATCCCTCAAATCCCGTATGATGCGCATAACTCACTTCTACTGCGGCTGCAGGGCGACCTACCCAGGCCTGGTTTTCCAAAGTCTTTTTACCGGGTGTGCCCGGAATCTTCAGTTTATAGGCATCCAGCATGTACATTCCAGCCTGATGCGGTACATGACCAAAACGCGAGGGCCTGAGCCAACCTGCGTGCTGGAAAGATATACCCTCAAAAAATACATAGCTTACCGAATGATCTATTGTACCTTCCATTTTCACCAGGGTCTCCAGGTAGGGTACAACCGCCTCAGCCTGCTGCATGTTTTCGCCTTGCCGCGGCCAGTAATAGAGTTTACCTTTCTGCCGGTCTGCATACCATTCACCCGGTTCATCCAGAAACTGTATGGCATTGCTAAGATAAAAAGGGGAATTGCCGGTTTTGGCAGAGATCCAGGGCGCAGGCCAGGGATGTTCCGACTGTACACGGCTTTCCGGTTCCATAAAGCTCAGCTCTGCTTCCCTTCCTTGTATTTTTACAGACTTTATGCGCAAATTGGCAATGGCCCACCATTGCTGGATCACCATCTCCATTCCGCTTACATTGCCCAGATCTTTTCCATTCGGCAAAGGAATCCTGCAGGTTTTTGCGGGAAAATTCCAGCTTAAAATGCGCTCCATTTCGCCGTGGTTACGGTCTCTTGCTTTTATGGCCTTTTTACCGTCAATCCAAAGTTGCCTGAATTCTAAATTATTGTCATCCAGATCAGCTATATCAATCATCCAAAGTTTCACTTTAACTTCATTCTGGACGCCAGGCAACGCATGCTGTACTTTTTCCCATCCTTTCAATGGCTTTCCTCCGCTCAACACGGCTACTGCACCTGCAGGTTTAATGATGCGTGTGGGACTATCGGCCGTACCCGAATCTTCAGGGCGGATGACTACTGGTTCTGCCAGTCTGTAAATTCCGTTTTCCATAATGATACGGATTCCGCTTTTAACGGCAGGGTCGTTTAAACGCCTCAGCTCACGTACTTTACGCAGGGCGTGATTTAGTGTAGCCAGTGGCCTGTCTTTTGTACCTTCATTGTCATCTCTCCCGATCGGGGAGACATAGATATCCACAGCATACAGGTTTGTACTTCCCATCAGCAGCAAAGCCATCAATGCAGGCATGAAAACCCGGATCTTCATTTTTCTCATGGATATCCTATTGAAAAACAGACTTCACGTATTTTGTATTTGCAGTAAAATTCCACTTCACATTCCTGGGGTCTTTGGCATCCCTGGAACGTTCAACCACCAGCCAGCCCCGCCAGCCCATGTCGTCCAGGGTTTTCCGTATGGCTTTCAGGTCTATTTTCGGATCATTCTCCAGCCATACCCCATCGTCGTTGGTACAATGGATCTGTATAATGTTCTTTTTACCCAGTATGCGAAGTTCTGTGCTCACATCGCGGCCATTTTTGATGGCGTTGGAAAAGTTAAAATAACTTTTGATAGCTCCTGAGCCTATGTCTTTTAACAGCTGGAGCTCAGCCTTGGCATCTAGTGCGGTTTCAATACCAATCACCACGCCTGCGGCCTCAGCCATTTTTCCGGCTACTTTTAAACGTTCTACCAGGGCTGGTCTTAACCCGGGATTTTTAACCAGGTCGCCCTGAACCCCAAGCGGAAGGAAAGCTACCTTTACTTTCATCGCCTTCATCGTAGCAATACAATCACCGATCATCTGCTGATAGGTAGGTCTGGTAGCCAGCGATTGAGCATAAAAGCCGGTCATGGCCAGTGAACAGACCTTCAGCCCGAGTTCCTTTGCTTTATCCATAAATTGCTGCCTTAGCATAGGGTCGGCCAGTTTATTGTCAAAAGTATCCCTGGTCCCTAACCCACCCATATCCAGTTCCAGCCCATCCGCACCAATCTGTTTACTCAGCTCAAAGGCACCCAGTTTCTGGCGTTTCAAAAGCATTAAATCTATTACGGCAACCTTATAACGTGGCTTTTTACCATTTACCCCGGCAATAAGTGCCGTATAGGGCCCGCTAAGCACCAGTCCCCCTGCAAGCAGGGCCATTTTCCCTATAAAATCACGTCTGTTCTCTGCTTTACTCATTTTGATATACTTGCTTTAAATACCTTTTCCAGTTGTTCAAACCCCTTTATTGCATTAGCGGGCAGGCGCTCGCCCTTATCGCCAAATACGTACATCGCAGGTTCTTTCTCTATGCTGCATTTACTTTCATCATAGTTACCCTGGTTATCTTTTACTGCCTTTCCGTTCAGCTTAAAATGTTCGATCAGAAAGTCGTACAGTGCCCTGCGCTTTGAAGGGCCAAAGTCGTGTCCTTCTTCGGGCAGGTGTACGTTCTGTACCTGGCTTTGCGCAGCATAATAAGCATAGATTTTTTTCAGAAAAGGCAGGTCATGATCGGGTACACTTGCGGTCCAGTCTTTCCCGTCTGATACCACAAGCTGAGGCTTAGGCGCAGCCATAGCCGCCAGTTCCACATTGTTTGTACTGCCGGCACAAAGGTGTATAGGCATGCCACTTTCACAAGGACAACCACCATAAAATGAAGAAGATAAAGAGACTACCGGAATACTTAGTTTAATTCTGTCATCCATGGCTGCCAAAAGCACCGTATGACTTCCACCTCCGGAACCGCCGCTGATCCCTACCCTATCCGGGTCTGTTTCTCTGAGCGATAGCACATAGTCCAGTATTCTGATACCGCCCAAGGTCTGTATACTTTGAGCCAGGCTGCGCCTATGGTCTTCGGCCTTGAACTGCAGCAATGATTCACCCCAGGCAAACAGGTCGTAACTAATGGCCATTGCACCCATCCTGGCGATCATGGCACAACGGATCTGGCAATCGGCCCGGTAACGTTGCTGTCCCCAATGACCATCCGGACTCAATACCACCGGTACCTTACCTCGCATGTGCAAAGGTTTATATAAAGACCCGTTCACATAAAGGCCCGGCAATATTTCAATCGCAATGTTTTCTACCGTATACCCCTCCATCATTCTTTTTGGTGTAAGGATAGGTTTTGCAACAGGCTTTGCAGGCATGGGCGACAATTGCTGTGCTGCATATAGGCAGGGCCTGATCAGTGCCTTACGCTGTTCCCAGCTCGATTTGTCTTGGTACAGGGTCGACAAATAATTGAGCATTTCCTGTCCTTCCTGTACCTGCCAGCGGTAATATTCGTATTCCTTCAGTTTATAAAGCCCCTCCTTTTCCCTGTTCGCCTTCATATCCAGGGGAGCCAGCACACTGGCAAGGGTTTCTTCCACACCCGGCCGAAACCGCCACAGCGCATAATTGACCCAGCGATCTGCTACCTGATTGTCATTATATTTTATTTTTACTTTAAAACGGCTTTCTATTTCCGCTAAAACAGTTTTAAGCGGTAGGCGGTATAATGAATCAGAATTTTGCATTTGAGCGCTTACAGGGCTTAAAAACAGCAAAACTCCAAAAAGCAAAAATAAAGTAAGGTGTTTCATCTCAGGGCTCCTCATTTTTAGTTTCGGTAATCACCGGTGCAGTATAGCCTTTTACGCTTGGCCATATGCCATTCACTATCTTTTTAAGCTTCAATCTGGCGGGGTCAACCACCACATGTTTGATCTTTTCCCTCCTCCAGGTATAAATGAAGTGCAGCATTCCATCTGAAGTCTGGATTACGGCAGGATAGGAATACTGACTGATGGGCGAATCTTCAAGAATCAGCGCCGCATACCATGTCTTCCCATCTTTAGATAACGCTACATTTAGCGGGGTACGCGGTCCTTTGGCCAGGTTTCCCGGAGGCAGCACATGGTTGTATACCAGCACATGTCTGCCGTCTTTCATGGTCACCGCATCGGTACCGGAATTGTTGTTTGGCAAGCTGGTTTTGGCCAGGGGCGACCAGGTTTCTCCGTTGTTGTCCGACCAGGATTCTACCAACGCCCTATTCCGACTCCTGGCCAGAATTTGTAATTTCCCCTGCCCGTGATCGAGAATACTTGGCTGTATGGCATCCAGTCCGCCCCCCGCAACAGGACCAACGGTTCGCCAGCTTTTGCCATTATCTTTAGTCACCTCAAAGTGAACCTTCCAGCCATCGCCTTCTTTGCTTGAAGGGCAAAACAGATTTCCGTTGTTCAGGAGCACCGGTTTGTTTTTAACAGGCCCTATATACCCTTCAGGAAGTTTTGTAGCTTCCGACCAGGTAATGCCCCCGTCTTTGGAACTGCGCATCATACCCCACCATTCTGAAGGTTTTGGGCCAATTTTATAGAACAGCAGCAAATCGCCTCCCGGCACCTGGTACAATACCGGATTCCAGGTAGGCAGCCTCTGTTGATCACTTTGAATACCGTTGGCCACCGAAACTGGCGCAAGCCAGGTTCCGTTCTGCTGGCGACTGACATAGATCTCCACATCAGGATGGCGCTCCCTGGTGCCGCCAAAATAAGCAGCAACCAGCCCCGTCGGGGTTTCGGCAATGGTAGCGGAATGGCAGGAAGGAAAAGGTGCTTTATCATACAGAAACTCGTCTGTAACAATTCCCGAACGCCATTTTTGCGATTGCGCCTTTAACCCTGTTCCGGTCAGGCAAATCAATAGTGTCAATATATATATTCCTCTGTTCATCTTCATATTATAGTTCAGTTGTAAATGAATAATCCCCTGAGCCCAATTCAAATACAGCCCGGTTGCCTTCCATTTGTATAAATTTCAATTCTTTTGCTTTCCTTGCACTGCGGCCGCTTTCTGTTACATGCTCTGCAGATTTCGTGGGAATACTGATCCTGGCGGTGGTATTGGCCGGGATGCTGATCTCCCATTTAAAGCTGGTTGACGACCTGGACCAGCTGCTGCTGATCATTCCGTAAACAGAACGGTAAGTTGCATTTACACTATCCAGTCCTTTCATCATTTCGGGCCTCATCACAATTTCTTTAAAGCCAGGTGCAGCCGCCTTGATGCCCGCCAGGTTTTCATAGTACCAGATCAGCAGGTCACCCAGCATCATCACATGGTTCTGGGAGTTCATCTTTGGCGCGGCGGTATCTCCGTTCCACAGTTCCCATATGGCTGTAGCTCCGTTTTCAATCATATAGCCCCAGGAAGGATAGGTCTTCTGCGTAGCGATCCGGTAAGCGAGATCGGCCCTGCCTATGCTGGTAAGCGTACGCATCAGGAAATTTGTTCCGATCACACCTGTGCTGAGGTGGCCATTATTTTTCTCTTCAATGATGCGGGCAATTTCCCGGGCTACTTTGGTTTTATTTACTTCTTCCACCAGACCAAAATACACCGGCAGCAGGTTGTCGGTTAAGGTATTGCCGCCATAATAGCCCTGGTCATTGTAAAATTTTCTGTTGAAATCCTTTCTCAGCTTTATAGCCAGGTCAGCATACAAGGTACTGTCCTGTTCGTTACCGGTAAGCCCGCTATAGGTAGTCATCATCTTAATCAGCTGGTAATAATAGGCAGTAGCAATCAATGCACTAGGATGCTTCTGATCCGCATTTACACCTTTACCTGCTTCTGCGGTAAGGGGTGGTGCACACCAGTCGCCATAACTGTCTTTACTAATAATGCCCTCTTCGTTCATGTACCTGGTCTGCATATAGCTTAGCCACTTTTTTGCAGCGGGATAGTTTTTCTGCAATACAGCAAGATCGCCGGTTTGCCGGTACAACATATCTGCGACAAAAAGCAAGGTTCCGGGCCAGCTTACGTTATCGCTATAATAACGCCAGAACGCAGGGGCCACATCAGGTATGGCCCCATCTTCTTTTTGTGCATAGCGGATGTCACCAAGCCATTTTTTATACAATGCGGTATTGTCGAACAAAAAGCTTTCTCCATAGGCGCTTATGGTCCTGTCACCCAGCCAGGGCTGGCGTTCATTGCGTTGAGGGCAGTCGACCGGCATTCCCTTATAATTGGAAGCAATGCCCCACCAAGCGTTTTTAAAGATCTGGTTCAACAAGGCATTTGAAGATTCAAAACTGCCTGTGGTCTGCATGTCGTCAAACACCAGGCAGCCGGTAAAATCACTTTTCTTCGGCGTACCGGGATGACCGCTCAGTTCTGCGTAACGAAAACCCTGATAAGTAAACCTCGGTGCCCAGGTTTCCATGCCCTCGCCTTTAAGGATATAAGTGTCGGTGGCCCTGGCATCGCGCAGGTTAGTTCTGAACAGCTCTCCGCTGGCCTGCAGCGATTCTGCAAAGCGTAATGAAACCACCGTTCCCCGCGGTCCTTTTACATTAAACCTTACCCAGCCGGCAAAGTTCTGCCCAAAATCCAGGATATATTTTCCACCAGGCCGCTTAACAATAGTTAGGGGCGCAATGGTCTTCACTACTTTTACAGGCTCGTTAAGCTGCGCTTCATAGGTACCACCAGGTTCCTGTACATATGCTGCTTTCAGCCATTTGCTTTCTTCATAACCGGGCTCGCTCCAGCCTTTAAACTCTTTGCGGGCATCGTAAAGTTCACCATCATATTCATTATTGGCCATTATAGGCCCATCAGCAGTACCTTTCCAGCTGTCGTCTGTTTTTATAACAGTAGTACTGCCGTCGGTGTATCTAATCACCAGCTGCATCAGCAATTTGGGAAATCCAAAGGTTTTTACTTTATAAGGCTTGGCCTGGCGCATAGCGAAAAAGCGCCCATTGCCCAATATCACGCCAATCGCATGTTTACCCTGCTTCAACTGTGTGGTGACATCCAGCGTATTATATTTGATATTTTTGGTATAATCGGTAGGCGCAGGTGCCAGCACCTGTTCGCCTATTTTTTTGCCATCAATGTACAGTTCGTAAAGGCCCATACCCATAATATAAGCAGTGGCAGAAGCAACCGGCCTGGTAGCTGTAAATTCCTTCCTGAAATACCGGGCCGATAAGCGCCCTTCACTTTCCTTGTCATTTGCAAAAAAACGGTCAAAGCCTATCCACCTTCCTTCCCAGTCTTTATAATGAAGCAGCCCCATCGACCATGATGCAGGCTTGCTCCATACACTATCCCCTTTATTGGTCCAGACTTTAACCGTCCAGTAATATTTGTTTTTACTTTTTAATGCACTGCCTTTGTAGATAATGTGAATTGAGGCCGATGAGCTTAGCTTTCCTGAATTCCAGACATCTGCCTTGCCCTCTGTCAGGAGATCAGGTGCAGAAGCCACCAATACCTGGTAGGCGGTCTGCTGAATGTTGCGCTCCCTATAGTCTCCACGCGCTCCGCCTGCTCCGGAACTGAGCTCCCAGCTCAATGCCGGATTGGGCATGTCTATACCCTGTGGATTTTGCAGCAGCTCACAGCGCAGGTTGTGCAAAGACACCTGCGCAAAGACGGCAGTACAGCTGATCATGAGCAGGACAAGTAACAATATATTTATTTTAAGTTTCATTATTTCAAGCTCTTACATTCAATTTACGCAATTAATCCTTCAATAAAAAATCAAAATACAATGTAATATCCAGCGCTCTTGCAGGATCCTTTTCGTAGTCATAAAAGATGTTCTTCATAGCCATAGGGCCACTTCTGTCGGCCCGCTGTGTTTTGGTACCAATGCCAGGTATGCCCTGCATAAAAGAAATATTGCCCGATGGAAAAAGGGGCTCATAATTGTGCCACTGATCCGTTTTAAACGCCGCACTGAACAGCCTTAAAAAAACGTCTTCATTTTCGGTTGCCACCGTAAAAGACTTGGCTTTCGTGATGAATTTGCACCAGTACATATTGGAATGATAGCCCTTAAACTCGGGATATACCCAGCTTTCGCCTGTTTCTGTATCGTTATATTCTTTTTTCCATATGCCGAAACTGTTTCCCTTCAGGCGGTTTTTCCATACCCTGTTTGGGCCCATGCCCATATACTCCACCCCTTTCATCTGGCTTTCCGGGAAAGAAAAGTTCAGTCCCACAAAATTGCTGAGGTACTCCGAAGGAAAATATTTTACGGTCAGTTTAAGCACTCCTGATGGAGAGATTGTCCACTTCAACGTATTGTAGGCTGATTTTCGATCAAAAGCAGATTCGATAACCAGCTGCTCCCCTTCCATACGGTGTGTAATGTTACTGAAATTATTAGCCCCTTCCTGTACAACCGGTCCATTTGCAAATGGAATGAGGCCATTTGTGTTCCTCACTTCACGAAGTACGCCCGTTTTTTTACTAAAGCTGAGCTGAAGGCCATTGGCAGCTGCAATAAACAAAGAATCTGTCTCCTTCAATGTTACTGTCGTCCCGGCTTTGTCACCGGTCAGTCGCCGAGCCTCCTTAACAGGAAGTATAATGGGAAAGCTCCAGGTAAACAGTTCCTTTCCATGCAGGTCTGTGACCGTTATATAGAGTACATCATAGTTTATCCAGTTTGATGGCAGGCTGATCTTTAAGCGGCCTTTTTCTGATGGTTTCACATCGGGAGCCTTGGCATTGCCAGTTATTTTTTCGTTTGTTTTCAGGTTCAGCAGTTTCCAGTCGAACCTGCAGGTATTCAGATTGGTAAAGTGATAGCGGTTTTCCAGGTTAAATACCCCGTCAAAACCGGCGGTCATTTCCCGGCGTTCAAAAAATACCGGGCTCCAGATTTCTTTAATGGTAAAAAAACTACCCTCTTTTTCATGAAAAGGGCCTACAATGCCGTCGGCACCCCGGTTGCCATCGGCGTCAATAATGTTGTTCTTGTCCGTTCGGACCACGCCCTGGTCTGCAAAATCCCAAAGAAAACCTCCGGCCGATAAGGGGTTTAACAGCATGTCGTTCCAGTAGTCGTCCAGGCTCGCCCCATGCCCCCCATCAAACATACCGTGTAAAAATTCCGTAGGCATCACGATGCTGTGCCCATGACGATAATTCCCTATGCCGTAGTTGTATTCGCGGTAATGCTGGGTATCAAAACCGTTAAAATCTTCCCAGGGATGGACAACAGAACGCTTTTGAATATCTTCCTGTGCAAAAACCGGATCAAGGTCTCGGTTGTGCCCTCCCTCATTCCCATTAGCCCAGAAAATAATGGAAGGATGGTTTACGTCATGCCTCAGCATTTCCTTTACCAGCTTTGTTCCGGTTGGTGTGTCGTAGTGTCCATGCCAGCCTGCAAGTTCATCCATTACATATAAGCCAAGGGAATCACAGACATCCAGAAAATGCCCATCGGGCGGGTAGTGCGACATGCGTACTGCATTCATGTTCATTTCCTTCATCAGCAAGACGTCTTCAATGCTGTTCGTTTTGCTGAGCGCCCTGCCCGAAGCAGGCCGGAAAGCGTGTCTGTTTACCCCCTTAAATTTAATTTTTACACCATTTACAAATACACCATCCCTTGGTTTTACCTCAATGGTCCGAAAGCCGATTTTTTTGGAAACTGTATGTACCACCTTATTTTTGTGATAAAGGGTAAATACGGCAGTATAAAGGTTGGGAAGTTCAGACGACCACAGCAGAGGCGATGAAAAACGTCCTGATATACTGGCCCTACCGGTCTTTTGTATGCTATTGCTCAGTTCGCTCCCATACTTTTTGCCGTCTGCCCCATACAATTGCACACCGAGCTTATCGGCCTCTCCCGTGGTAGACAGTTCGGCATTAAACTGCCCGCTGGCCTGTGCATTTACGGCCAGCCTTTCTATATGCTGCATCGGCAGTGCCTCCAGGTATACCGGCCTGAATATGCCCCCAAAAATCCAAAAATCGGCTTTGCGCTCCGCTTCGTTCACCGATTTATTAGCGGAATGTTTAGATACCTTTACCTCCAGGAGGTTGTCCTGATTATATTTTAACTGTCTTGAAATGTCGTAACGAAAAACATAAAAAGCACCCTGGTGCACAGGGCCCGCAGTTCTTCCGTTTATCTTTACCTCTGCATCCGTCATTACGCCTTCAAACACAATATTGATTTTTTTCCCTTTCCATCCGGTAGGCACTTTAAAACTAAATTTATATAAGCCCTGTTCCTTTCCTCTTACACTGTCCTTTGCAAAGCCATAGTCATATTTACCAAAGCCCTGCAATTCCCAGTTGGATGGAACGGCTATTTTGGTCCACTTTCCGGAATTCATCCCGGCAGTGCAAAAGAAATCCCAGTTAACGGTATGGTCGTTTCCGGTACCCGACAGGTAGAGCTGCGCTGTCTGCTGGGCATACAGCGCATTGACCGGGCCAAAAAGCATCAGCAAAACAAAAGAAAGGATCGGCGTAAATTTCATGGTTAAAGACCTGCTTATTTTATTTTTTCTGTTTTCAGGGACCTGATGTAATAAATTGCTTCTGTAAGGGGTGTTCCCGGGTTTTTCAGGTCAAAATCCTGATCTGTAGGGGTATCTACATCCGGAAAACGGCGGACATCACCCGTCCTGAAAGTTACCCTTTCAAAGGCACTCACCGGCACAAACATCAGGCGTGTGCCCTTGTTTTCCCCGTTTACATAAATATCATACATGCGTTTGTCCATATCCAGTTCTGCACGGATATGGTATGCTTTTCCAGCCTCATACCTTGTGATTCCCGAATTGCGATAACCCACTTTGGCTTTCAGCTCACCATCTGCATCAAATATCAATCTTACCCCGGCAATGCCCTTTGCGTCCTGAAACTCGATCTGCAAGGATCCTGTATTGTTTTGCGCGGGGGTAACCGTAAATTCTATGTTTACTTTTCTCGCGGCTGGCATCATCCTTTCTGCTTTCGCGTAATCGTAAGGGTCCTTGTCACGGAGCGTCAGCACCTTTGTACCATCTGCCGCTTTTTCAATTTTAGCAGGGGCCCAAAGCGGACTAAAAATATTCCAGTATTTCAGTTCCTGACCATCAGGCAGTGCATTAAATACCTCGTTCACCGGGCCAGACACTGTTGAGATCACCGGAACCGGTACTTTGGCCACCCATATGTCTTCTTTGTTCATGCTATAGGTTAACCACATATTCCCGTCTTCAGGTTTGCCATCTGTTTCAGGAATACCCCTGATGTACTGTGGCCCGTAGGATTTATAGTTACCACCATAACGCATTTGCGAAATTTCGCCGTTTACCAATAACAGGTCTTTATAATCCAGACCATTGTTACTGGTAGATACTGCAAGTGGCCATCTGAACTCTGAAGGATTATATACCATAGCAAAACGTCCGTCGCTGGTACGCTGGCCCCAGATCTTCGCATTGCTGTTCACCACACCCGGCGCCCTTAAAGGATTATATTGCCAGGTTTTACCACCATCGTTGCTTACAGATGTTAAGGCATGCTTCCATAGCCCTACCACTTTACCGTCGGGCAGGTGATAATAACTGAAAGCCTTTACCGGTCTGTTTAATGGGATTAAAGGGTCATTCCGGTCTGCTTCTTCTACCATTTGCTGCATCATCAGCGGACTGCCCAGAATTTCCTTACAGGCTTGTACAAGTCCTTTGTCCTTACTGGTCGTATAAAAAGGATAAAGCGTATGTTTCATGTCCCAGCTCTTGTTTGGCCTCAGCAAATAAATGGGCCCATAAGTTCCGTCTCTTTTGATCTCCCTGATCACCCTGCCTATACCTTTTCCGTCGTTCGGATCGTCGGTTTTATCCATAGCTATGCCATAATAGGCCAGCGCAAACAACCTGTCGGCTTTCGACACAAAAAAGCCTACGCGCTGGTGCATGGTCGCATAAAGTTTTTTTGCTACACCTGGATGGCCTTCCTTGCGCCATCCGTCGGGTATCTTATAAGGAGGAAAAATAACTTCTGGTTTAGACCATTTGTATCCATCCTTAGAGCTTTGCAGCAAAGTCTGACTTGGGGGAATGTGCTCTCCTACCGGGTCACTAAGGTACTCCAGGTAAAAGGTCCTGTTCCAGTAGGCCAGCATGGGGGCATGGTTATAGGTCCAGCTCAGACCATCAGACAATTCGGGGTGTTCCCTGTTTGCTCTGAAGGTTTGTATATTGTGCACACCTATTGCAGGTGTAAGCTGCCCATGGTGATAATCTGCATTCACTATGGTGCTGCCGGTATAACGCAGTGTATCCTGCGCCATTGATGCCTGTGTTGCCGTCAGCAAGCCTGCAGCTATCCATATTTTAATATATATCTTCCTCATTTCCTCAGCCTTTCAATGATTTTGCGTTTCACCTCTACTATGGTTCCATGTTTATGCCCTTCCGGAATTACTGTCTCTGCAGAAACATCCTTAAAACTTTTAAAATCGCTGGTTTTTACAGCGGCATACCTTTTCTCCCCGTAGGCATCATAATAAATCAGCCAGTTGTTCCCCAGTTTAACTACCGTCGGCCCTTCTGTCAGCTTGCCGCTAAAAGGCTCAGAAACATCTGCATAAGGTCCGATGGGGTCCTCGCTGAAAGCCACCTTCAGGTTCCTGTTAGGGCGGGTATTGTCTTTCAATACCAGCACATAATCCTTTGCCGACTTTTTTACTATCACTGCATCAATTATGCTGAACCCCGGATCAAGAAATAGCCTGGCTTCACTGAAAACCTTAAAATCCCTGGTCGTAACTGAATACATCCTATGATTGTTGTCTTCATCCTCTACCCCTCTTGCAAAGCGGTGGGGTATGGTAGATGCCCAGATAATGATGTATTCTTTTTTGATGTCATCATAAAAAATTTCGGGTGCCCATACGTTTACGGTAGCCGGTTCATTTTGCAGCACCGGAACAAACTGTTGCCCGGACCAATGGATAAGGTCTTTTGAACTCGCATAGCCAAAGCCTCTTTCGCCCTTCCAGCCGCAGGTCCATACCAAATGAAAAACACCGTCAGGTCCCTGTACCATTGAGGGGTCGCGCATGATCTTTTGTTTACCGATCTCCGGCTTTAAAAAAATTCTGTTCAGGTCGGTCCATTTATAACCATCATAGCTGTACAGCATCCGCAAACCTTCATTTGCCGGCTCGTGAAAAGAGGTAAACACATAGGCTTTTTTTGAGCAGGCGCTGAAACCAGCCATCAGCCCAAATAGGAATAAGAAATGAAAAAACTGCTTTAAACCCGTCCTCATTATATTTTATCAATAACCAATACCCAGTCGTTACCGTCCTTTTCTTCTCCCGGCGGATCGAAATGGTGTGTTCCCTTATTTTCCACAGCACCTATCGGAATAGTTTTGCCATCACGTGGATTGAACCAGGAAGCCTTCACCTGATTGCTTCCAATCACACCCATTTTCAGCGGGATATTTCTTCCTGTATAGGTGTACACAAAGATGTAGTCCTTCCCACGCGTGACCATCAGCCTGCTGTATTTTTCACCATTGCCATCGGCT from Pedobacter africanus includes:
- a CDS encoding sugar phosphate isomerase/epimerase family protein yields the protein MSKAENRRDFIGKMALLAGGLVLSGPYTALIAGVNGKKPRYKVAVIDLMLLKRQKLGAFELSKQIGADGLELDMGGLGTRDTFDNKLADPMLRQQFMDKAKELGLKVCSLAMTGFYAQSLATRPTYQQMIGDCIATMKAMKVKVAFLPLGVQGDLVKNPGLRPALVERLKVAGKMAEAAGVVIGIETALDAKAELQLLKDIGSGAIKSYFNFSNAIKNGRDVSTELRILGKKNIIQIHCTNDDGVWLENDPKIDLKAIRKTLDDMGWRGWLVVERSRDAKDPRNVKWNFTANTKYVKSVFQ
- a CDS encoding L-rhamnose mutarotase; this encodes MRKMKIRVFMPALMALLLMGSTNLYAVDIYVSPIGRDDNEGTKDRPLATLNHALRKVRELRRLNDPAVKSGIRIIMENGIYRLAEPVVIRPEDSGTADSPTRIIKPAGAVAVLSGGKPLKGWEKVQHALPGVQNEVKVKLWMIDIADLDDNNLEFRQLWIDGKKAIKARDRNHGEMERILSWNFPAKTCRIPLPNGKDLGNVSGMEMVIQQWWAIANLRIKSVKIQGREAELSFMEPESRVQSEHPWPAPWISAKTGNSPFYLSNAIQFLDEPGEWYADRQKGKLYYWPRQGENMQQAEAVVPYLETLVKMEGTIDHSVSYVFFEGISFQHAGWLRPSRFGHVPHQAGMYMLDAYKLKIPGTPGKKTLENQAWVGRPAAAVEVSYAHHTGFEGCSFEHHASTGLDYKRGTYNNKVNGNLFRDIGGSGILVGTFSDEATEVHLPYNPKDEREICTNESITNNLVTDVTNEDWGCVGIGAGFVRGINIANNEISNVAYSGISMGWGWTPTANAMRNNTIRANKIHHYGKYLYDVSGIYTLSAQPGSVICDNYIDSIYKAPYPHDPEHWFYLYTDEGSAHFTVRNNWTPAEKYLQNANGPGNVWIGNGPKVSDTVKLKAGIQDNYTYLLKYRNLKLFDQPVNSVESGNGNEIVIELILLVGTAQFKDLVAEICREKGVPASAIYSWKNRLLVYATIANPEPLMNQFRQRIAGAEVRLYQDLVYKFETKVHCGREPVKEWDNIILSTNLVKNKSLQKEYLRYHATQFEKWPEVASGFCNADFQQLRIFKLDRQLMLIISIPKGASLDELNPRTTLNNPRVDEWNGLMKKYQEGIPGTKPGEVWVFFDKNN
- a CDS encoding sialidase family protein → MNRGIYILTLLICLTGTGLKAQSQKWRSGIVTDEFLYDKAPFPSCHSATIAETPTGLVAAYFGGTRERHPDVEIYVSRQQNGTWLAPVSVANGIQSDQQRLPTWNPVLYQVPGGDLLLFYKIGPKPSEWWGMMRSSKDGGITWSEATKLPEGYIGPVKNKPVLLNNGNLFCPSSKEGDGWKVHFEVTKDNGKSWRTVGPVAGGGLDAIQPSILDHGQGKLQILARSRNRALVESWSDNNGETWSPLAKTSLPNNNSGTDAVTMKDGRHVLVYNHVLPPGNLAKGPRTPLNVALSKDGKTWYAALILEDSPISQYSYPAVIQTSDGMLHFIYTWRREKIKHVVVDPARLKLKKIVNGIWPSVKGYTAPVITETKNEEP
- a CDS encoding acetylxylan esterase; this translates as MQNSDSLYRLPLKTVLAEIESRFKVKIKYNDNQVADRWVNYALWRFRPGVEETLASVLAPLDMKANREKEGLYKLKEYEYYRWQVQEGQEMLNYLSTLYQDKSSWEQRKALIRPCLYAAQQLSPMPAKPVAKPILTPKRMMEGYTVENIAIEILPGLYVNGSLYKPLHMRGKVPVVLSPDGHWGQQRYRADCQIRCAMIARMGAMAISYDLFAWGESLLQFKAEDHRRSLAQSIQTLGGIRILDYVLSLRETDPDRVGISGGSGGGSHTVLLAAMDDRIKLSIPVVSLSSSFYGGCPCESGMPIHLCAGSTNNVELAAMAAPKPQLVVSDGKDWTASVPDHDLPFLKKIYAYYAAQSQVQNVHLPEEGHDFGPSKRRALYDFLIEHFKLNGKAVKDNQGNYDESKCSIEKEPAMYVFGDKGERLPANAIKGFEQLEKVFKASISK